The segment GCGCCGCGAAGTCGATGAGGACCTCCAGCGTCGCCCGCTTGAAGTCGCACTTCGCCTCGTGCGCCTTCTGGTAGAAGTGCGGCGCCCGGTTGCCCGCGCCATACCCGAGCTGCTCCGCGAGCCGGGGGAAGCTGTACGGAATCACCGTCACCGCGCAGGGCACGCCCCTGGGCAGCTTCGCCTCCAGCGCGAAGTCCACGTCGCCGGACACGAAGGCCGTCACGTGCGCCGCGCCCGCCACCACGGCCACCTTCTCCGGCGCCACTCCGCTCGCCACCACCTCCAGCACCTTGCGCGCCATGAAGGCGTCGCGCCAGCGGTGGTACTCCTGGCGGGGGCCCGCGTTCAGCACGTCCGCCCAGGCCAGCAGCACCGGGCGGAAGCCCTCGGGCGTCCAGTCCGGCGCCTCGAAGAGCGCCTCCCACAGCTCCTCGAAGGAGCGGTAGCCCCGCTCACGGGCGAAGCGCTCGGAGATGGGCTCCTCCCAGCCTCCGGGCGCGGCACCCGGCTCGCCGGGGAGGGCGGCGGACTCCGTCTCCGTCTCGACGCCGGGCTCGGCCGCGTCGTCCTCGCGGTCCACCTCCAGGCTGACGCCGACGGGGATGTCGATGAACTCCGCGCGGGCGCCGTGTGCCTTCGCCCAGCGCAGCGCCGCGTACTCTGGCGAGTAGGCCGCGAAGGGCCACAGCGCCGAGCGCGGCGTGCCGTCCGTGCGGTAGCCCAGAATCGCCACCGGCGGCTGCGTCGCCTCGTCGCACAGCACGTCCACCAGGCCCGACGCGTCACATGGGCCTTCCACCAGGATGACTTCCGGCCGGACGCGGTCCAGCCACCGGCCCAGCACCGCCGTGGTGCGCGGCGAGTGGTGGCGCACCGGGAACAGGTGCACCCGGGAGAGCAGGGCGAGGTCCATCAGCCCCTCAAGAGCTTCTTGCTGGCGGTGTACAGCTCCTTCCACGCGCCCGTGCGGCTCTTGGCCACCGTCTCCATGTACTCGCGCAGGGCCTTCACGTCGTCCTCCTGCTCCTTCACCACCGCGCCCATCAGCGACGCGGCCAGCTCCGTGGGCGTCACCTTCCCGCCGCCGAACTGCTCCGCGAGGATGGAGCTGTTGAACAGCACGCTGATGGCCTCCGCCGTGGACAGCACCGCTCCCGGCGTGCGCACCTTCGTCTTGCCGTCCTTCGTCACGCCCTTGCGCAGCTCCTGGAAGAGCGTCAGCAGCAGGCGAGACAGCTCCTCCGGCGGCGGCACACCGACCTGGTAGTCATTGCGCAGCTCGGCCTCGCGCTTGGTGACGATTTGAATCTCCTGCTCCAGGTCCTCCACCACCGGCACGGTGACGAAGTTGAAGCGGCGCTTGAGCGCGGCGCTCATCTCGTTGACGCCGCGGTCCCGCGTGTTCGCGGTGGCGATGAGGTTGAAGCCCCGCTGCGCGCTCACCACCTCGTTCAGCTCAGGAATGGAGACCTGCTTCTCAGACAGGATGGAGATGAGCGCGTCCTGGATTTCAGGCGAGGTGCGCGTCACCTCCTCGAAGCGGGCGAACTTGCCGGTGCGCATGGCGCGCAGCACGGGGGAAGGGACCAGCGCCTCCGGTGACGGGCCCTGCGCCAGCAGCAGCGCGTAGTTCCACGAGTACTTGAGGTGGTCCTCGCTGGTGCCCGCCGTGCCCTGGACGATGAGGGCGGAGGTGCCGCTGACGGCGGCGGACAGGTGCTCGGACAGCCAGCTCTTCGCGGTGCCGGGCTCGCCCACCAGCATCAGCGCGCGGTCCGAGGCCAGCGTGGCGATGCACACCTGGATGAGGCTCTTGTCGCCGATGTACTTGGGCGTAATCGGCACGCCGCCCACGGGCTTGGGGCTCCCGAGGATGTACGTCTCCACCGCGCGTGGCGAGAGCGCCCAACCCGGTGGGCGGGGCTTGTCGTCACTGGCGGCGAGGGCTGCGAGCTCTGTCTTGTACTTCGCTTCGGCGGGCAGGCGGATGTCCGGCATGCAGAGGAAGGTAGCCGCTCGGTCTGACACCAGGCAAACGTCGCGGAGGCGTTACGGGTCGCTCCGGAAGAGACCCTCTGGGTGACCTCCGGGGTGACACACGGTCGGTGCTAGGCTTTGGCGCATGGCTGCCAGCAGGACCTTCGACTTCTTCGAACTCGACCGGCGGCTGCTGCGTCTCGAGTCACCGCGCTTCCGCGAGGCGCTCCTCGAGGTGCGGGGCCTCGAAGACGCTGGCGCGGCATGGGGTCGGCTCCTCGGGCGGGGGCTGCTCCCGGCGTCCTGGGCGGAGCCGGGACGGCGCATGTTCCGCGTTCCGCGCATTCCCACGCGAGGCCGCAACACCGGGTTTCACGAGCAGCCCCATCCCCGCTCCACACAGGCCGTGGCGTGGGTGGCGGCCAATGCGGAGGTGATGCTCGCGGTGGAGGCGCTCGCGTGGGAGGTGGCCGAGGCCCTGGTGCCCTGGGGCCAGTCCCTGCCGCGCAGGGTCGTGTGGCACGTGCTGCCGCGCCGGAAGCTCAAGCAGGCCGAGCTCCGCAAGCAGGTCGAGGTCCGCACGGAGGGCAAGCTCTGCCACGCGATGGCCATGCTGGAGGCCCACACCCGCAAGGCCGTCCCGTATACGCCCGGTGCCCCGCCGAGCACCTTCGCCAGTCTGGCCAGGCTGGCCTGGGGCGCCGCGCGGCACGTGTTCAGCCGCGACGTCTCGATATACGACCACTGGGCACGGGCCGTCGCCGCGGGGGCGCTCGTCCCTCGTGGCCCCTACCACGCCCAGTACCGGCGCGTGGGGGAGGAGTACATCCGCCTTCCCTTCCTTCTTCTCGAGGCCCTCGTCGGCAGGCCCTACGCGGAGCTGCCGGACCCCTGCTCGCCGCTGATGGCCATCTGGGACGCGGGATGCATGCTCGGCTGGATGAGCGATGACGCGCTGGTGCTCCATCTTCCGCCTCCGCCCCTCGACGCCAGCGAGGCCCAGGTGGCCCGGATTCCGAAGTACCGCGTGGAGACAGCGCGGGCCGTGCCAAGGGACGCGGCGCTGGAGTTCTTCCGGCCGTTCCTCGCGGGCCCCGTGGACCCGGGCGCGTCGGTGTTCCACTGCGACGATGGCTCGGTCGTGCACTTCCATGCGTCGGAGACGGAGGGGCTCGTGTTCGTGGAGCTCCAGTGCCAGTTCAGCGTGCAGTGGCGTGACGTCAGCACCGGGCACCTGCTGGACTTCGTGCGGTTCTGCGAGCGGAGCGGGAGCCAGCTGAAGCGCCGTCGCAACGGGCACCTCATCCCCGCGTCCGGGGCGGCGCTCTTCTCCGACTTCAAGAGCTCGCCCGCGTTCAGGATGGCGATGCACCAGGCCCAGCACCCCCGGGACCTCCCGCTCCCGGAGTGAGCGCAGGCCGGTGCTGAGAGGGGCCGCGCACCTCACCCTCGAGAAGGGCGCGCAGGGGTGGACGGTCAAATGGGGGCGCGTGGAGCCCTGATGAAGCCGTGGCGTGGCTGGCGGTTCCGGCGCAAGCTGCCCGGCATGATTGAGGCCTTTGAGCGGGTGACGACCGAGCGGCTGTTGCTCCGTCGCATCGACGAGGGTGACCTGGATGCGGTGTTCACGCTCCATGGGGACCCGGAGACGAATCGGTTCACTCCTTCCGGGACCTTGGGCTCCCGGGACGCCGCTCGCGAGCGGCTGGCGCTGTGGGTGGGCGACTGGACACACCACGGCGTGGGCTACTGGACCGTGGAGCGGCAGGACGCACCCGGCGCCGTCGTGGGCTTCGGCGGCGTGCGCCACAGGGAACTCGAAGGACAGCAGGTGCTGAACCTCTACTACCGGTTCATGCCCCATGCGTGGGGCTCGGGGTACGCGACGGAGGTCTCCCGCGTGGCCCTGGCGCTGGCCCGGGAGCACCTTCCGGATGTCCCGGTGGTGGCGCTCATCAACCTGGAGAACGAGCCCTCCCGCCGGGTGGCGGAGCGGCTCGGGATGAAGCTGGACCGGGTCATCGACTACGAAGGCGTCCCGAGCGGTATCTACGTGGTCGGGTGAGTCCTCAGTGGACGGTGGGCAGCGCGAGCAGCCGCCGCACCGTCTCGGCGATGGCATCCGGGCGGTCCCTGGGGATGTGGTGGCCGGTCCGCTCGACGACCACGACCTCGCCTGGGTTTCCTGCGGCGACGAGCTTGCGCTGTGACGCCAGGTCCCGCTCCCAGCCCTCGGTGCCCCGATGGTCCGCGACGAGCGCCAGCACCGGCACGCCGCGCGGGTAGCTCACGCGTGTGGCCTCGCGGAAGCTCGGTATCCAGTCGATGGGCTGCTGCTTCGTCACCGGGACGGCCTGCGCCGGGTCGAACAGGTCTTCATGGACGGAGTCGACGAAGAGAGCTCCGGCCAGCCGGTCGGGGGCGGACGCCGCCGCCATGCGCACCACGAGCCCGCCGTAGGAGTGGCCCACGAGCACCCAGCGTTGCGCCTGTCCTTCCAGCGCATCGAGCAGGCGCCGCGCGTCGCTGCCGGCGCTGCGAGGCCCCGTGTGCGGCGGGTCCCATGCACAGGTCTTCACGGGGGCCTGCACGGCCCGTCGCACCTCGTCCCAGTCCGAGGCTCCCCGGGAAGCCCCCGGGATGAAGACCACCGCCGGCTCGCCCGTGCCCTGGCAGTCGAGTCGCCCCGCGTCGGCGTTGGGCGCCGGACGGACACCGGAGCAGGCGAGGGACAATGCAACCAGGAGGAGCCAGCGCATCCCGCGAGTCTACCCGTGGCGCGCGGGGCGCATCGGGCGCAAGCTGCGGGGCCATGAGTGACGCCTTCGAGCGGGTGACGACCGAGCGGTTGCTGCTCCGCCGTGTCCAGGAGCGCGACCTGGACGCGATATTCGAGCTCCATGCCACCCCGGAGTTGAGCCGGTTCACTCCCTCGGGGCCTCTGCGCTCCGTGGACGCCGCGCGCGAGCGGCTGACGCTGTGGCAGGCGGACTGGGCGCAGAAGGGGGTGGGGTACTGGGTGGTGGAGCAGCTCGACGCGCCGGGAACGGTGGTGGGCTTCGGTGGCTTGCGCCACAAGGAGCTGGAGGGGCAGCAGGTGCTCAACCTGGCCTACCGGTTCCTGACCCGGACATGGGGTTCGGGCTATGCGACGGAGATGGCTCGCATGGCGCTGGCGCTGGGGCGGAAGCACATTCCGGAGGTCCCGGTGGTGGCCATCATCTTCCTGGAGAACGTGCCCTCCCTCCGCGTGGCGGAGCGCATCGGGATGCGGCGTGACCGCGTCATCGAATACTTCGGCGTCCCGAGCGCCGTGTACCTGTAGCGGTAGACACCGGGCTGACGAAGCGGTTGGCCCTCCCCGCTGTTTCAGGCGTGCTGTCGGCCATGTACTTGAAGAAGGCCGTCCTCACGAACATCCGTTCGATTGATGCGCTCGAGTGGGAGCTGCCGTCCTCTGCGGCCACACTGGCGGGCTGGCACGTCATCATCGGAGACAACGGCGCTGGCAAGAGCTCGGTTCTTCGGGCAATCGCCCTTGCCTTGGTAGGGCCGCAAGAGGCGATTGCCCTCCGCCAAGATTGGAACGAGTGGCTGCGCTGGAAAGCGCAGTTCGGTTCGATCCAACTCACCATGGATTGGGATAAGAGTTGGGATTTCTTCGCTGGGGAAGGATTGAGTCCCATGGCGGGCCATCTACTGGCCGAGCTGACCTTGGCGCGTGTCAGCAGCAATCCTGAGCAGGCAGAGCTCTGGCGGGCAATTCAGCTCCCTGCACCTGATAACAATGTCTGGGGAGATGGTTACGGATGGTTCTGTGCCTCCTACGGCCCCTTTCGACGATTCACTGGAGGTAACAAGGATCAGGAGAAGCTTTTCATTTCCAATCCGAGGCTTGCGCGGCACTTGTCCGTCTTCGGAGAGTCCGTCGCGCTGACGGAATCCCTTGAGTGGCTCAGGCTGCTCCAGTTCAAAAGGCTGGAAGGTGGCGGTGACGAAGGAGTCCTGCTCGATTTGCTCAAGCAGTTCATCAACCAGCCGGACTTCCTTCCTCATGACGCCCGGCTGGAGTCCATCTCGTCGAACGGGGTGCGCTTTGTTGACGGCAACGGCTGCGACGTACCCGTCGAGAACCTGAGTGACGGCTATCGCTCCATCCTGAGCATGACCTTCGAGCTAATCCGTCAGCTCGTGAAAACGTACGGAGTGGCGAAGGTCTTTTCCCCTGGGGCGCCGACAACGGTGCGGGTCCCAGGCGTCGTACTCATCGATGAGATCGACGTCCACCTGCACCCCACCTGGCAGCGGCGTGTCGGCCACTGGTTCCGCAAGCACTTCCCGAACATCCAGTTCATCGTGACTACTCACAGCCCGCTCATCTGTCAGGCCGCGACGGTGGGGAGCATCTTCCGGCTTCCTCGCCCTGGGAGTCAGGAGCGCGGCGGCATGGTCACCGGCGTCGCTCGTGACCGCCTGCTGTACGGCAATGTCCTGGATGCCTACGGCACGGGGGCCTTTGGAGACGTGCCCACGCGCTCTCCCGAGGCACTGGTGCAGCTCGAACGGCTCGCCATCCTCAACCAGAAGGAACTCGCGGAGGGGCTGACCGAAGGAGAGCGCTCGGAGCAGCAAGGGCTGCGTGCGCGGCTCCCGACCGCGGCCAGTGCGCTTCCGTCCCCCAGCGCGGAGGTTCCGCGGAAGTGATTCGTCTCCCCAATATCCCTTTGCCCGGCGGCGCCCTCGCCAGCCTCTCGGAGTACCAGCAGGAGGTGGACTCGTTGCCGGACTACGCAACACGCGTGGCTCACGCGAAGGAGCGGTTCGCGGCGGTGAACAGGAAGGGCAACAGGACCTTCGACAGCGTCAAGGAGACATTGTCGAAGATGAACTCCGGCGCGCGCCGCTGCGCCTACTGCGAAGACTCCCTCGCCGACGAGGTCGAGCACATCCGCCCCAAGACACTCTATCCCGAGCTCGTCTTCGCCTGGATGAACTACCTCTACGCGTGCGGCTCCTGTAACGGGCACAAGAATGACCGCTTCGCCGTCTTCGCGGCCGGCACGGGAGTCCTGACGAGCGTGGCTCGGGCGCGAAAGGCTCCGGTCGTCCCTCCCATTGTCGGCGGGGACGTCTTCATCGACCCTCGCATCGAAGACCCGGCCGAATATCTGTCGCTGGATCTGCTGGATACCTTCTGGTTCATCCCACGACCGAAGCTGGGAAGCGTGGAGCAGGCTCGTGCCGAATACACGATTCGCGAGCTCCACCTGAACAGCCGGGACATGCTGCCCCTGGCACGGCGCTCGGCCTATCGGGACTACCTTGCCCACCTGAAGAGCTACATCCACGACAAGGGGCGAGGAATGCCCCAAGCGCACCTCAACCGGCTGGCGGATGATGTGCGGGGGCGGCAGCACCCGTTTGTCTGGATCGAGATGAAGCGCCAGCATGCTGCCCTGCCGGAGCTGACGCTGGCCTTCGCAGCCGCGCCCGAGGCGCTCGACTGGTGAGTTCCCCTGGTGCGAGGGGGCCGGAGCCCCGGCGCAGTGGAATGAACGTTCCTTCCAGATGCCGGCGACCGGAGGGGCGTGCCGCCGCGCGTCGAGGCGGTGCGCGGCCCTCCCAACTCTGGAGTCAGCACGCGCGCGGCGCCTTCTTCGCCCACTGCGTCTTGCCGTAGTGCTTGTGCAGGTAGCGGAAGGACTCCTTTGCTTCCGGCGTGTCCTGCTCGCAGCCGCGCCTGCTGGCGCGCACCGCGCGGAACAGCGCTACCGGAGCGCGCGGGTCCTCGGGGTGCGCCTTCGCCCAGGTGAGCGCCACCCTCGCGAAGTACGGCACCGAGTCCCCT is part of the Pyxidicoccus xibeiensis genome and harbors:
- a CDS encoding GNAT family N-acetyltransferase, which gives rise to MSDAFERVTTERLLLRRVQERDLDAIFELHATPELSRFTPSGPLRSVDAARERLTLWQADWAQKGVGYWVVEQLDAPGTVVGFGGLRHKELEGQQVLNLAYRFLTRTWGSGYATEMARMALALGRKHIPEVPVVAIIFLENVPSLRVAERIGMRRDRVIEYFGVPSAVYL
- a CDS encoding HNH endonuclease family protein, producing MIRLPNIPLPGGALASLSEYQQEVDSLPDYATRVAHAKERFAAVNRKGNRTFDSVKETLSKMNSGARRCAYCEDSLADEVEHIRPKTLYPELVFAWMNYLYACGSCNGHKNDRFAVFAAGTGVLTSVARARKAPVVPPIVGGDVFIDPRIEDPAEYLSLDLLDTFWFIPRPKLGSVEQARAEYTIRELHLNSRDMLPLARRSAYRDYLAHLKSYIHDKGRGMPQAHLNRLADDVRGRQHPFVWIEMKRQHAALPELTLAFAAAPEALDW
- a CDS encoding GNAT family N-acetyltransferase, whose protein sequence is MKPWRGWRFRRKLPGMIEAFERVTTERLLLRRIDEGDLDAVFTLHGDPETNRFTPSGTLGSRDAARERLALWVGDWTHHGVGYWTVERQDAPGAVVGFGGVRHRELEGQQVLNLYYRFMPHAWGSGYATEVSRVALALAREHLPDVPVVALINLENEPSRRVAERLGMKLDRVIDYEGVPSGIYVVG
- a CDS encoding AAA family ATPase, giving the protein MYLKKAVLTNIRSIDALEWELPSSAATLAGWHVIIGDNGAGKSSVLRAIALALVGPQEAIALRQDWNEWLRWKAQFGSIQLTMDWDKSWDFFAGEGLSPMAGHLLAELTLARVSSNPEQAELWRAIQLPAPDNNVWGDGYGWFCASYGPFRRFTGGNKDQEKLFISNPRLARHLSVFGESVALTESLEWLRLLQFKRLEGGGDEGVLLDLLKQFINQPDFLPHDARLESISSNGVRFVDGNGCDVPVENLSDGYRSILSMTFELIRQLVKTYGVAKVFSPGAPTTVRVPGVVLIDEIDVHLHPTWQRRVGHWFRKHFPNIQFIVTTHSPLICQAATVGSIFRLPRPGSQERGGMVTGVARDRLLYGNVLDAYGTGAFGDVPTRSPEALVQLERLAILNQKELAEGLTEGERSEQQGLRARLPTAASALPSPSAEVPRK
- a CDS encoding tetratricopeptide repeat protein produces the protein MRAAAGLVRDTVPLVSEEEQRAAATGWQAVLEAGDSVPYFARVALTWAKAHPEDPRAPVALFRAVRASRRGCEQDTPEAKESFRYLHKHYGKTQWAKKAPRAC
- a CDS encoding ATP-binding protein — its product is MPDIRLPAEAKYKTELAALAASDDKPRPPGWALSPRAVETYILGSPKPVGGVPITPKYIGDKSLIQVCIATLASDRALMLVGEPGTAKSWLSEHLSAAVSGTSALIVQGTAGTSEDHLKYSWNYALLLAQGPSPEALVPSPVLRAMRTGKFARFEEVTRTSPEIQDALISILSEKQVSIPELNEVVSAQRGFNLIATANTRDRGVNEMSAALKRRFNFVTVPVVEDLEQEIQIVTKREAELRNDYQVGVPPPEELSRLLLTLFQELRKGVTKDGKTKVRTPGAVLSTAEAISVLFNSSILAEQFGGGKVTPTELAASLMGAVVKEQEDDVKALREYMETVAKSRTGAWKELYTASKKLLRG
- a CDS encoding alpha/beta fold hydrolase, with amino-acid sequence MRWLLLVALSLACSGVRPAPNADAGRLDCQGTGEPAVVFIPGASRGASDWDEVRRAVQAPVKTCAWDPPHTGPRSAGSDARRLLDALEGQAQRWVLVGHSYGGLVVRMAAASAPDRLAGALFVDSVHEDLFDPAQAVPVTKQQPIDWIPSFREATRVSYPRGVPVLALVADHRGTEGWERDLASQRKLVAAGNPGEVVVVERTGHHIPRDRPDAIAETVRRLLALPTVH